One genomic region from Blattabacterium cuenoti encodes:
- the purF gene encoding amidophosphoribosyltransferase: MISQLFPSILKNSYTDKFHDECGVFGIYSPHKVDTFSLIQFGLFALQHRGQEACGFSVLRDGFIISHKSEGLVLDFFRKISNSECYHGNAVIGHTRYSTEGGQSKKNIQPFFGENSDGKSTISIVHNGNLVNAQDIRKKLEFEGVNFISEYSDSEVILRLIQKYLLEFNNSLEKAIQKTTLDIIGAYSVIVLMDNKMAAFRDPNGIRPLCYGMLNEKTYIFSSETCGIDSVGGFYVRDLFPGEIIIVDQKSIRFSMLKEKKYTKKRICSFEYIYFSRPDSLIENINVYEIREKSGEKLYEQHPVEADVVIGVPDSGVPAAIGYSKASGIPFKPILVKNKYIGRSFILPKQEMREKMVNLKLNPILDEIKGKRIVIIDDSIVRGTTSRRLVYILRKAGAKEIHFRSASPPIIAPCYLGVDTPSKKDLISYNHIDKKSIEKILDVDSLEFLSMANLIAILGSSHYCFGCFTGNYPVKKNE; this comes from the coding sequence ATGATATCTCAATTATTCCCTTCAATTCTGAAAAATAGTTATACTGATAAGTTTCATGATGAATGTGGTGTTTTTGGGATTTATTCTCCTCATAAAGTAGACACCTTTTCTTTGATTCAATTTGGTTTATTTGCATTGCAACACAGAGGACAAGAGGCTTGTGGTTTTTCTGTCTTGCGAGATGGATTTATTATATCTCATAAAAGTGAAGGTCTGGTTTTAGATTTTTTTAGAAAAATTTCAAATTCTGAATGTTATCATGGAAATGCCGTTATTGGGCATACTCGTTATTCTACAGAAGGAGGGCAAAGTAAAAAAAATATTCAACCTTTTTTTGGGGAAAATTCCGATGGAAAGAGTACTATATCCATAGTACACAATGGAAATTTAGTCAATGCTCAAGACATACGTAAAAAATTGGAATTTGAAGGAGTCAATTTTATATCTGAATACTCTGATTCTGAAGTTATATTACGTCTCATTCAAAAGTATTTACTGGAATTTAATAATAGTTTAGAAAAAGCGATTCAAAAAACTACTCTAGATATTATAGGAGCTTATTCTGTCATAGTACTTATGGATAATAAAATGGCTGCATTTCGAGATCCAAACGGAATACGTCCTTTGTGTTATGGAATGCTGAATGAAAAAACTTATATTTTTAGTTCTGAAACTTGTGGAATAGATTCTGTGGGTGGATTCTATGTAAGAGATTTATTCCCAGGAGAAATTATTATCGTAGATCAAAAATCAATTCGATTTTCTATGCTAAAAGAAAAAAAATATACAAAAAAAAGAATATGTTCTTTTGAATATATTTATTTTTCTCGTCCTGATTCTTTAATTGAAAATATAAATGTGTATGAAATTCGTGAAAAAAGTGGAGAGAAACTTTATGAACAACACCCAGTAGAAGCAGATGTAGTGATTGGTGTTCCAGATTCCGGAGTTCCAGCTGCTATTGGTTACTCTAAAGCTTCTGGAATTCCTTTCAAACCTATTTTAGTGAAAAATAAATATATTGGCAGATCTTTTATTCTCCCTAAACAGGAAATGCGTGAAAAAATGGTGAACTTAAAATTAAATCCTATATTAGATGAAATAAAAGGAAAACGTATTGTCATTATTGATGATTCTATAGTTCGTGGAACCACTAGTCGAAGATTAGTTTATATATTAAGAAAAGCAGGAGCTAAAGAAATTCATTTCAGAAGCGCTTCTCCTCCTATTATAGCTCCATGCTATTTAGGAGTGGATACTCCGAGTAAAAAAGATCTCATTTCATACAATCATATTGATAAAAAAAGTATAGAAAAAATTCTAGATGTAGATAGTTTAGAATTCTTAAGCATGGCTAATTTGATAGCCATTCTTGGCAGCAGTCATTATTGTTTTGGTTGTTTTACGGGAAACTATCCGGTTAAAAAAAATGAATAA
- the purM gene encoding phosphoribosylformylglycinamidine cyclo-ligase, which produces MKESDLTICKINKILKKTYNNKVMSTLDHFSGFYKIYECGYKEPILVSGVDGVGTKLRLAIDYKRYSLIGEDCFAMCANDVLCHGAAPLFFLDYLACGKLDSSIVEKIIQGIAISCKKTNTCLIGGETAEMPGIYQENDYDIAGFCVGIVEKDNLIDGKKLIQEGDILIGLSSSGVHSNGFSLIRNIFSTEDFVKYFQEKPFYETLLIPTRIYHFTIHILLKEFSKNVIHGLAHITGGGISDNLSRILPENLSAIIEKEKIPIQPVFNYIRKKGNLSDQEMWNTFNMGVGMIIITSLNEEYSILDRLRFLGEKPFVFGSVVKGNKKVFLK; this is translated from the coding sequence ATGAAAGAAAGCGATCTCACTATATGCAAAATTAATAAAATTTTAAAAAAAACTTATAACAATAAAGTTATGAGTACATTAGATCATTTTTCTGGATTTTATAAAATATATGAATGTGGATATAAGGAACCTATTTTAGTATCTGGAGTTGATGGAGTTGGAACCAAATTGCGTTTAGCTATCGATTACAAAAGATATTCTTTAATTGGAGAAGATTGCTTTGCAATGTGCGCAAATGACGTTTTATGTCATGGAGCAGCTCCTTTATTTTTTTTAGATTATTTAGCTTGTGGAAAGCTAGATTCTTCTATTGTAGAAAAAATTATACAAGGAATAGCTATTTCTTGCAAAAAAACTAATACCTGCCTTATTGGAGGAGAAACTGCAGAAATGCCTGGAATTTATCAAGAAAATGATTATGATATTGCTGGATTCTGTGTAGGAATTGTAGAAAAAGATAATCTTATAGATGGTAAAAAACTGATTCAGGAGGGAGATATTTTAATAGGACTTTCTTCGTCTGGTGTGCATAGCAATGGTTTTTCTTTAATTAGAAATATCTTTTCTACAGAAGATTTTGTAAAATATTTTCAAGAAAAACCATTTTATGAAACCCTTTTAATTCCAACTAGAATTTATCATTTTACTATTCATATTTTATTAAAAGAATTTTCGAAAAATGTGATTCATGGATTAGCACATATTACTGGAGGAGGTATATCAGATAATTTATCTAGAATTCTTCCGGAAAACTTATCAGCTATAATCGAAAAAGAAAAAATTCCTATTCAACCTGTTTTCAATTATATTCGAAAAAAAGGAAATTTATCTGATCAAGAAATGTGGAATACTTTTAATATGGGAGTAGGGATGATTATAATAACTTCTTTGAACGAAGAATATTCGATTTTAGATAGACTCCGTTTTTTAGGGGAAAAACCTTTTGTTTTTGGCAGTGTTGTGAAAGGAAATAAAAAAGTATTTTTGAAATAA
- a CDS encoding formyltransferase family protein has translation MKKIAILVSGRGTNMQHILQAIENGILSNFRVNLVISDRCCSAIQYALKKNITAISLEKTNKKFLSKEIDNLLVKDIPYIIVLSGFLSILDVEFCEKWIGKVINIHPSLLPKYGGKGMYGMKVHQAVIKNKEKISGATVHYVTKDVDAGDIILKKSCKIYSKETPMSLSQKVSLIEREILIQSIKNL, from the coding sequence ATGAAAAAAATAGCTATTTTAGTTTCTGGAAGAGGAACCAATATGCAGCATATTTTACAAGCAATCGAAAACGGTATACTTTCTAATTTTAGAGTCAATTTAGTTATTTCTGATAGATGTTGTAGTGCGATTCAGTATGCGTTAAAAAAAAATATAACAGCCATATCTTTAGAAAAGACTAATAAAAAATTTCTTTCTAAAGAAATAGACAATTTACTTGTAAAAGATATTCCGTATATTATAGTTCTTTCTGGATTTCTTTCTATACTTGATGTAGAGTTTTGTGAAAAATGGATCGGAAAAGTGATCAATATTCATCCTTCTCTTTTACCAAAATATGGAGGAAAAGGAATGTACGGAATGAAAGTGCATCAAGCAGTTATTAAAAATAAGGAAAAAATATCAGGAGCTACAGTTCATTATGTGACGAAAGACGTGGATGCAGGAGATATAATTTTGAAAAAGTCATGTAAAATTTATTCAAAGGAAACTCCAATGTCTTTATCACAAAAAGTTTCTCTCATAGAAAGAGAAATATTAATTCAGTCTATCAAAAATCTTTGA
- the purH gene encoding bifunctional phosphoribosylaminoimidazolecarboxamide formyltransferase/IMP cyclohydrolase — protein sequence MKRALISVYEKNEKLFQFSSFLDQKGYQIISTGGTYQYLIKNGLSNVIEVSNVTSFPEILDGRVKTIHPNIYGGILANRSIEKHIESIRFHNIHLIDIVLVNFYPFFEKIHKESHINSLIELIDIGGPSMLRAAAKNFLYVTAITDDNDYELVQNEIEHYGFPSLKLRKKLAGKVFNFTSAYDSAISQYLLMDEKEDKFPLYLHSSYEKKMNLRYGENPHQKAAYYINTIHHGSMRNFHQLHGKKLSFNNLRDMDIAWKVVSQFSEPACCTVKHSTPCGVALGKNIIEAFQKTYYADTISSFGGIMAVNVPITKELAKEINHIFLEVVLSHSYETDVLNILKIKKNLRIISINEPISDKLESVQIDGGILVQEADSSHDENYKIVTKKKLTDQELESLFFAQKVVKYVKSNAIVVAKGTQTLGISGGQTNRIWAATQAIERALEKSKEGLVLVSDAFFPFRDVVDEAARSGGIRAILQPGGSIRDKESVKACDDYGIAMAFTGKRHFKH from the coding sequence ATGAAAAGAGCTTTAATTAGTGTTTATGAAAAAAATGAAAAACTATTTCAATTTTCTAGTTTTTTAGATCAAAAAGGATATCAAATAATTTCTACTGGTGGGACCTACCAATATTTAATAAAAAACGGGTTGTCTAATGTGATAGAAGTATCGAATGTTACTTCTTTTCCTGAAATTTTAGATGGTAGAGTAAAAACTATTCATCCTAATATATATGGAGGAATTTTAGCAAATCGTTCAATTGAAAAACATATCGAATCTATTCGTTTTCACAATATTCATCTGATTGATATTGTGTTGGTTAATTTTTATCCATTTTTTGAAAAAATTCATAAAGAATCTCATATCAATTCTTTGATTGAACTTATTGATATAGGAGGACCGTCTATGCTTCGTGCAGCTGCTAAAAATTTTTTATATGTCACTGCCATTACAGATGATAATGATTATGAATTAGTACAAAATGAAATTGAACATTATGGATTTCCTTCATTAAAATTGAGAAAAAAATTGGCGGGTAAAGTATTTAATTTTACTTCTGCTTATGATTCTGCTATTTCTCAATATCTTTTGATGGATGAAAAGGAAGATAAGTTTCCTCTTTATTTACATTCTTCTTACGAAAAAAAAATGAATCTCCGTTATGGAGAGAATCCTCATCAAAAAGCAGCTTATTACATTAATACGATTCACCATGGATCCATGCGAAATTTTCATCAATTGCATGGAAAAAAATTGTCATTTAATAACTTACGAGATATGGATATAGCTTGGAAAGTTGTTTCTCAATTTTCAGAACCTGCTTGTTGTACTGTTAAACATTCCACTCCTTGTGGAGTGGCGTTAGGAAAAAACATTATTGAAGCATTTCAAAAAACTTATTATGCTGATACTATTTCGTCTTTTGGAGGAATAATGGCTGTTAATGTTCCAATTACAAAAGAATTAGCAAAAGAGATTAATCATATTTTTCTAGAAGTAGTCCTTTCACACAGTTACGAAACAGACGTTTTGAACATTTTAAAAATAAAAAAAAATCTTAGAATTATTAGTATCAATGAACCGATTTCGGACAAACTAGAATCTGTTCAAATAGATGGAGGAATCTTAGTGCAAGAAGCAGATTCTTCTCATGATGAAAATTATAAAATAGTTACTAAAAAAAAATTAACTGATCAAGAATTGGAATCTTTATTTTTTGCTCAAAAAGTAGTAAAATATGTGAAATCCAATGCTATTGTAGTAGCTAAGGGTACACAAACTTTAGGTATTTCTGGAGGACAAACCAATAGAATTTGGGCAGCAACTCAAGCTATAGAGAGAGCTTTAGAAAAAAGTAAAGAAGGTCTAGTTCTAGTCTCTGATGCTTTTTTTCCTTTTCGTGATGTTGTAGATGAAGCGGCTCGTTCGGGTGGAATACGTGCTATTCTCCAACCAGGGGGATCTATACGAGACAAAGAATCTGTAAAAGCTTGTGATGATTATGGGATAGCTATGGCTTTTACTGGAAAAAGACATTTTAAACATTAA
- the purD gene encoding phosphoribosylamine--glycine ligase translates to MKILILGGGGREHAIGKKLLEDNHSVNLYFYPGNGGTEIIGKNIENHQTLLELGVFAKKNAVDITIVGSEIFLIEGIVDIFQNFGLKIIGPNHLAAKLEGDRIFAKSFMKKYGIRTPKYDVFYCYKKAIHFLDQCIGSVVIKTNGIAAGKGVILAHNKNEAKKALKTIMIEKKFGKSGNQIIIEEFLQGKEASIMSFFNEKHIIPFLSALDYKKIGENETGINTGGMGAIVPNPYMTNSIWIDFQKNILEPTLEGLISEKLTFFGFLYFGLMITSNKVYLLEYNTRLGDPEAQTLFPLMKSNFLDVIQSSFLSKKVSIYWKKLCSCCVVLSSKGYPEKYKSGKIIIGLNSLQDPFYIAGANKKQGNWITSSGRVLNMVGLGNTIQEARKQAYDKVKKIQFENLYFRKDIGS, encoded by the coding sequence ATGAAAATTTTAATCCTTGGAGGAGGTGGACGTGAACATGCTATTGGAAAAAAATTATTGGAAGATAATCATTCTGTAAATCTTTATTTCTACCCTGGAAATGGAGGAACGGAAATTATAGGAAAAAATATTGAAAATCATCAAACTCTATTAGAATTAGGTGTTTTTGCTAAAAAAAATGCAGTAGATATAACTATTGTCGGATCCGAAATTTTCCTAATAGAAGGAATTGTGGATATCTTCCAAAATTTTGGATTAAAAATAATAGGACCGAATCATTTAGCAGCTAAACTTGAAGGGGATCGTATTTTTGCTAAATCCTTTATGAAAAAATATGGAATTAGAACTCCTAAATATGACGTTTTTTATTGCTATAAAAAAGCTATCCATTTTTTAGATCAATGTATTGGTTCTGTGGTTATTAAAACAAATGGAATAGCTGCAGGAAAAGGAGTAATTTTAGCTCATAACAAAAATGAAGCTAAAAAAGCCTTAAAAACTATTATGATAGAAAAAAAATTTGGAAAATCTGGAAATCAAATTATCATAGAAGAATTCTTGCAAGGAAAAGAGGCTTCTATTATGTCTTTTTTCAATGAAAAACATATTATTCCTTTTTTATCTGCTCTAGATTATAAAAAAATTGGAGAAAATGAAACAGGAATAAATACAGGGGGAATGGGGGCTATTGTTCCGAATCCATATATGACTAATTCTATTTGGATAGATTTTCAAAAAAATATATTAGAACCTACTTTAGAAGGATTAATTTCAGAAAAATTAACTTTTTTTGGATTTCTATATTTTGGATTAATGATCACTTCTAATAAAGTTTATTTATTAGAATATAATACTCGTCTTGGAGATCCTGAAGCTCAAACTTTATTTCCATTAATGAAAAGTAATTTTTTAGATGTGATTCAATCTTCTTTTCTTAGTAAGAAAGTATCTATTTATTGGAAAAAATTATGTTCTTGTTGTGTTGTTTTATCTTCTAAAGGATATCCGGAAAAATACAAAAGTGGAAAAATAATAATAGGATTAAATTCATTACAAGATCCTTTTTATATTGCTGGAGCAAATAAAAAACAAGGAAATTGGATCACATCAAGTGGACGCGTCCTAAATATGGTAGGATTAGGAAATACGATTCAAGAAGCCAGAAAACAAGCTTATGATAAAGTGAAAAAAATACAATTCGAAAATTTGTATTTCCGAAAAGACATTGGTTCATAA
- the guaA gene encoding glutamine-hydrolyzing GMP synthase yields MKKDFVCILDFGSQYSHMIARRIRNLGVDTLLYDYDTSISHILSKKPKGIILSGGPFSVYDNGSPLISKNIFQLDIPVLGICYGMQLISFLFGGEIEKSKSKEYGKSYFIIDHSSNNLFYGIPKKSIVWMSHFDEVKNISKKFQIIGHTSSCAIAAFSHINKEIYAVQFHPEVKNTEFGISILKNFVLNICKCTPNWELNNFIQNTIDKIKKRVDKKKVILGFSGGVDSFVTAYIIHQAIGNSLNCIFVDTGLLLKEEKKRISLLCQKMNLPIKIIDAKNRFLSRLTGIIDPEMKRKIIGEEFISVFQKESEKIKNVEFLAQGTIYSDIIESSSKKKELNYSIKSHHNVGGLPSSTFMKLKIIEPLKELFKDEVRKIGQKLGLPEEILYRHPFPGPGLSIRIIGEINEKKISILKEAESILLQELKNYNIYNSVSQAFIILLPVKSVGVMGDRRTYEYAAVLRVINTEDFMTGTFSHLSYDFLEKVSNRIINEVDGINRMVYDITSKPPSTIEWE; encoded by the coding sequence ATGAAAAAAGACTTTGTCTGCATATTAGATTTTGGCTCTCAATATAGTCATATGATTGCAAGAAGAATTCGAAATCTAGGAGTAGATACTTTATTATATGATTATGATACTTCCATATCCCATATTTTATCAAAAAAACCTAAGGGAATTATTTTATCAGGAGGACCTTTTTCTGTTTATGATAATGGATCTCCATTAATTTCTAAAAATATCTTTCAATTAGATATTCCTGTACTTGGAATTTGTTATGGGATGCAGCTTATTTCTTTTCTTTTTGGAGGAGAGATAGAAAAATCTAAATCTAAAGAATATGGTAAATCCTACTTTATTATAGATCATTCCAGTAACAATTTATTTTATGGAATCCCAAAAAAATCCATTGTTTGGATGAGTCATTTTGATGAAGTAAAAAATATTTCAAAAAAATTTCAAATTATTGGACATACTTCATCTTGTGCTATTGCAGCTTTCAGTCATATCAATAAAGAGATTTATGCTGTTCAATTTCATCCAGAAGTAAAAAATACAGAATTCGGAATATCTATATTGAAAAATTTTGTATTGAATATTTGTAAGTGTACTCCTAATTGGGAGTTGAACAATTTTATACAAAATACAATAGATAAAATAAAAAAACGTGTAGACAAAAAAAAAGTGATATTAGGTTTTTCTGGAGGAGTAGATTCTTTTGTAACCGCTTATATCATTCATCAAGCTATTGGAAATTCTTTGAATTGTATTTTTGTAGATACAGGATTACTTTTAAAAGAAGAAAAAAAAAGAATATCTCTCTTATGTCAAAAAATGAATTTACCTATTAAAATAATAGATGCTAAAAATCGTTTTTTATCTAGATTAACTGGTATTATTGATCCTGAAATGAAAAGAAAAATTATAGGTGAAGAATTTATTTCTGTCTTTCAAAAAGAATCAGAAAAAATTAAAAATGTTGAATTTTTAGCGCAAGGTACTATTTATTCGGATATTATTGAATCTTCTTCAAAGAAAAAGGAATTAAATTATTCTATAAAATCTCATCATAATGTAGGTGGATTACCTTCTTCAACATTCATGAAGTTGAAAATCATTGAGCCATTAAAAGAATTATTTAAAGATGAAGTCAGAAAAATAGGACAAAAACTAGGACTTCCAGAGGAAATTTTGTATCGTCATCCATTTCCTGGACCTGGATTAAGCATTCGAATTATTGGAGAAATAAATGAAAAAAAAATTTCCATTTTAAAAGAAGCAGAAAGTATTCTTCTGCAAGAATTAAAAAACTATAATATTTACAATTCTGTTAGTCAAGCTTTCATTATTTTATTACCTGTTAAATCTGTAGGAGTAATGGGAGATCGACGAACCTATGAATATGCAGCTGTATTGCGTGTCATTAACACAGAGGATTTCATGACTGGTACTTTCTCACATTTATCTTACGATTTTTTAGAAAAAGTTTCAAATAGAATCATTAATGAAGTTGATGGAATTAATAGAATGGTATATGATATAACCTCTAAACCCCCATCTACTATTGAATGGGAATGA
- the accD gene encoding acetyl-CoA carboxylase, carboxyltransferase subunit beta: MAWFLRKKKNILTSIDDRKDLPKGLWYRTPSGKIIDTEVLKKNAYVSPEDGYHVRIHSKEYFEILFDNGDFLEMNIKMISKDPIKWIDYKKYTDRIQETRKKTNLYDAIRTGVGKIKGIDVVISCMDFSFIGGSMGSVVGEKISRAIKCCIEKKFPYILISKSGGARIMESSFSLMQMAKTIARLTQLRDARIPYISVLTDPTTGGVTASYALLGDINVAEPGALIGFAGPRVIRETIGKDLPDGFQTAEFLMDHGFIDLISSRTELKKNIYNLVSMMM, encoded by the coding sequence ATGGCTTGGTTTTTGAGAAAAAAAAAGAATATACTAACGTCGATAGACGATAGAAAAGATTTGCCGAAAGGGCTATGGTACAGAACTCCTAGCGGAAAAATTATAGATACAGAAGTATTAAAGAAGAATGCTTATGTCAGTCCAGAAGACGGATACCATGTAAGAATTCATAGCAAAGAATATTTTGAAATTCTTTTTGATAATGGTGATTTTTTGGAAATGAATATCAAAATGATTAGTAAAGATCCTATAAAATGGATAGATTATAAAAAATATACAGATAGAATTCAAGAGACTAGAAAAAAAACAAATTTATATGACGCTATTAGAACAGGAGTAGGAAAAATAAAAGGAATAGATGTGGTGATATCTTGTATGGATTTTTCATTCATAGGAGGATCTATGGGATCAGTAGTAGGAGAAAAAATATCTAGAGCAATAAAATGTTGTATAGAAAAAAAATTTCCATACATCTTAATCTCTAAATCTGGTGGAGCAAGAATCATGGAATCTTCTTTTTCATTAATGCAAATGGCTAAAACAATCGCTAGATTAACTCAATTACGTGATGCTAGAATTCCTTACATATCTGTTTTAACAGATCCAACTACAGGAGGAGTGACTGCTTCTTACGCTTTACTTGGAGATATAAATGTAGCTGAACCAGGAGCTCTTATTGGATTCGCTGGTCCTAGAGTAATCAGGGAAACAATTGGAAAAGATCTTCCAGATGGATTTCAAACAGCAGAGTTTCTCATGGATCATGGATTTATAGATTTGATCTCATCTAGAACTGAATTAAAAAAAAATATATACAACTTAGTTTCTATGATGATGTAA
- the fbaA gene encoding class II fructose-bisphosphate aldolase, with protein sequence MSRKFPFGVATGNLVGEIFEYAKENIFAIPAVNVIGSNTMNAVMETAAEVNSPVIIQLSNGGGIFNAGKGLNNNVQKAAIKGAIACAMHIHELASSYKATVILHTDHCSKPFLPWIDGLIEANEEYYNRFGKTLFSSHMLDLSQEPLKENISICEKYFERMNKSNMTIEIELGVTGGEEDGIDNSNIENNKLYTQPKEVSYAYDRLIKISKNFIIAASFGNVHGVYRPGNVILRPEILQKTQEYIRKKFRTKKKPVSLVFHGGSGSSKKEIQQAISYGVVKMNVDTDLQYAFTCGIRDYMKKNEEYLKKQIGNPEGKHLPNKKYYDPRVWLREGEKSFKILLKKYFEFMNNINTL encoded by the coding sequence ATGTCTAGAAAATTTCCTTTTGGGGTAGCCACTGGTAATCTTGTTGGAGAGATATTCGAATACGCTAAGGAAAACATTTTTGCTATACCTGCTGTAAATGTTATTGGATCTAATACTATGAATGCAGTAATGGAAACCGCTGCAGAAGTGAATTCTCCTGTTATTATTCAATTGTCTAATGGTGGAGGTATTTTCAATGCGGGAAAAGGTTTAAATAATAACGTACAAAAAGCGGCAATCAAAGGAGCTATAGCTTGTGCTATGCATATTCATGAATTAGCCTCATCTTATAAAGCAACAGTCATTCTTCATACAGATCATTGTTCTAAACCTTTTCTTCCATGGATAGATGGATTAATCGAAGCCAATGAAGAATATTATAATCGTTTTGGAAAAACATTGTTCAGCTCACATATGCTAGATCTTTCTCAAGAACCTTTAAAAGAAAACATTAGTATTTGCGAAAAATATTTTGAAAGAATGAATAAAAGCAATATGACTATTGAAATAGAATTGGGTGTAACAGGAGGAGAAGAAGATGGAATAGATAATTCAAACATAGAAAATAATAAACTATACACTCAGCCAAAAGAAGTTAGTTATGCTTATGATAGATTAATTAAAATTAGCAAAAATTTTATCATAGCTGCTTCTTTCGGAAATGTTCACGGTGTTTATAGACCTGGAAATGTGATTCTTCGTCCTGAGATATTACAAAAAACACAAGAGTACATACGGAAAAAATTTCGTACCAAAAAAAAACCAGTTTCTTTAGTTTTTCATGGTGGATCAGGATCTTCCAAAAAAGAAATACAACAAGCTATTAGTTATGGAGTTGTGAAAATGAATGTGGACACCGATTTACAATATGCTTTTACTTGTGGAATTCGGGATTATATGAAAAAAAATGAGGAATATTTAAAAAAGCAAATAGGAAATCCAGAAGGAAAACATCTTCCAAATAAAAAATATTATGATCCTAGAGTTTGGTTAAGAGAAGGAGAAAAATCTTTTAAAATTCTTCTAAAAAAATATTTTGAATTCATGAATAATATTAATACTTTATAA